Part of the Actinomycetes bacterium genome, CCGGACCCGGTCCTGGGAGACCCCGGAGGGCGAGAAGCGCTCGGTCACCGAGATCGAGGCCGACGAGGTGGGCCCGAGCCTGAAGTTCGCCACCGCCAAGGTCGAGCGCTCCTCGCGCGCCGGCAGCGGCGGCAGCGGCGGCAGCGGCGGGGGCGACTGGGCGGGCAGCTCCGCCGGCAACTCCCGGGGCGGGCAGTTCAACGACGAGCCGCCGTTCTGATCCGACAGTGAGAGATATGTGGCCGGGCCGCCCGCACGTGGTCCGGCCAGGAGGCCAAGCCTAGATGCCAAAGAGCACGTTCCAGCGCAAGCCAAAGCGGAAGTTCTGCCAGTTCTGTGCCGACAAGCAGGACTTCATCGACTACAAGGACGTCAACCTGCTGCGCAAGTTCATGAGCGACCGGGGCAAGATCCGCGCCCGGCGAGTCTCCGGGAACTGCTCGCAGCACCAGCGCGACGTTGCGTCGGCGATCAAGAACGCCCGGGAGATGGCGCTGCTCCCCTACTCCGTCCGCTGACCGCCCGGCGAGTTTGCCGGGGCGGAATCTATTGATCGTCCGCCGCCAGGCGGACCCCGAGCAGTCCCAGGATCGTCCGCCGCCAGGCGGACCCAGCAGTGTCAGTGCACTGGTCCGCCTCCGGCGGACATGATTGAGAGGAAGACGTGAAGGTCATCCTTACCCAGGAGGTCCGTGGGGTCGGCGCCCCCGGGGACATCGTCGACGTCACCGACGGCTACGGCCGGAACTACCTGCTGCCCCGGAACCTGGCCCGCCTGGCCACGCCCGGCGCGGTGCGCCAGGCCGAGGGCATCAGGGCCCGCCGGGTCGCCCGCGAGGTCGCCGACCTCGAGCAGGCGCGCACGATCGCGGCCCACCTGGAGTCGCTCCGGGTGGTCATCCCCGCCAAGGCGGGCTCCGAGGGCCGTCTGTTCGGCTCGATCACCACGCCGCAGATCGTCGAAGCGGTGACCAGGACCGGCGGCACCGAGATCGACCGCCGCCGCATTCACCTCGAAGCGCCGATCAAGCAGGTGGGCAGCCACCAGCTCACCGTCCGGCTCCACCCGGAGGTCGAGGCGACCGTGCACCTTGAGGTCGTCCCCGGCTAGGACCGCAGGTCGCAAGGTCACACACCGCCCGCCGGGCGGCGCGGTGAAGGCACGCCGCCTCGAGCGGCGCCGCGAAGGAGCGCTGCGATGGCCATCCGCCCCCCGGTTGCTGAAGGCGGCGCCTCGCGGCCCGACGGCCAGGCCTATGAGCGGGTCCCCCCGCACAACATCGAGGCGGAGGAGTCGGTCCTCGGGTCGATGCTGCTGTCCAAGAACGCCATCGCCGAGGTCCTCGAGATGCTCCACGAGGACGACTTCTACCGGCCGGCGCACCGGACCGTGTTCCAGTCGATCCTCAGCCTCTACTCCCACGGCCAGGCGGTCGACGCGGTCACCGTAGCCGAGTTCCTGCGCCGCGACGGCGTCCTCCAGGACATCGGCGGCGCCCCCTTCCTGTTCACGCTCGTGTCCGGGGTGCCAACGGCCGCCAACGCCGCCTACTATGCCCGGATCGTCAAGGAGGCTGGCGTCCTCCGCCGCCTCATCGACGTGGGCACCCGCATCGTGCAGCTCGGCTTCGAGACCCCCCAGGACACCGAGCGCGCCGTCGACATCGCCGAGTCGCTCGTCTACCAGGTCGCCCAGGGCCGGGTCAGCGAGGACTACCAGAGCCTGCGCGAGGTGCTGACCGGCACTCTGGAGGCGATCGAGCGCCTCCACGACGACCGCCGCGAGATCACCGGCGTCCCCACCGGCTTCCCCGACCTCGACCGCCTCACCTCGGGCCTGCAGAACTCGAACCTGATAATCGTCGCGGCACGGCCAGCTGTCGGGAAGTCCACATTAGGGCTCGACGTCGCCAGGCACGCGGCCGTCAGGGCCCAGGTGCCCACGGTGGTGTTCTCGCTCGAGATGAGCAAGACCGAGCTGGTGCAGCGCCTGATGTGCGCCGAGTGCACGGTCGACATGCAGCGCCTGCGCACCGGCCGCATGGAAGAGTCCGACTGGACCCGCCTGACCCGCTCCCTGGGCAAGCTGGCCGACGCCCCCCTGTTCATCGACGACTCGGCCGCGATCACCATGATGGAGATCCGAGCCAAGTGCCGGCGGCTCAAGCAGCGCCACGGCCTCGGCCTGGTGATCGTCGACTACCTGCAGCTCATGCAGCCGGCCAAGCGGGTCGAGAACCGCCAGCAGGAGGTCAGCGAGATCTCCCGGTCGCTGAAGCTCCTCGCCAAGGAGCTCGAGGTCCCTGTTATCGCCGTCTCCCAGCTCTCCCGCCAGACCGAGGCACGGTCAGACCGAAGGCCCATGTTGTCTGATTTGAGAGAAAGCGGAGCTTTGGAGCAGGATGCGGATGTTGTCCTCTTCATCTACCGGGACGAGCTGTACGACCAGGAGTCGACCCGGAAGGGTGAGGCCGACTTCATCCTGGCCAAGCACCGCAACGGACCTACCGACACGGTCACGGTGACCTTCCAGGGCCAGTACTCGCGCTTCGCCCCGATGGCGGCCCGCAGCCTGTGACTTGTGTAGGGTCTCATTTCTGATGACGGATTCTCACTCGTGATGGCGAGCGTCTGGCGAATTCGTCATCGAACACGAGAAGCCTCATGATCGTTCGGCTACTTCGGCCATCTGCTGAAGCTCTCCTGTCGGCGCGAGATTCGGATCCCGTGGTGTAGACCGACAGGTCCTGATGCAGGAGTTGTTGAGCGATGAGGCCAAGGACCGGCATGGCAGGCGAGTTCGCGGTCGAGTCGGTTGTGGTGGGTGTTCGCCGAGAGAGTGGCGGCACCGACGAGTACCGGACTTGGCCAGCGAGTCCGGCGGAG contains:
- the rplI gene encoding 50S ribosomal protein L9, which produces MKVILTQEVRGVGAPGDIVDVTDGYGRNYLLPRNLARLATPGAVRQAEGIRARRVAREVADLEQARTIAAHLESLRVVIPAKAGSEGRLFGSITTPQIVEAVTRTGGTEIDRRRIHLEAPIKQVGSHQLTVRLHPEVEATVHLEVVPG
- the dnaB gene encoding replicative DNA helicase, which gives rise to MAIRPPVAEGGASRPDGQAYERVPPHNIEAEESVLGSMLLSKNAIAEVLEMLHEDDFYRPAHRTVFQSILSLYSHGQAVDAVTVAEFLRRDGVLQDIGGAPFLFTLVSGVPTAANAAYYARIVKEAGVLRRLIDVGTRIVQLGFETPQDTERAVDIAESLVYQVAQGRVSEDYQSLREVLTGTLEAIERLHDDRREITGVPTGFPDLDRLTSGLQNSNLIIVAARPAVGKSTLGLDVARHAAVRAQVPTVVFSLEMSKTELVQRLMCAECTVDMQRLRTGRMEESDWTRLTRSLGKLADAPLFIDDSAAITMMEIRAKCRRLKQRHGLGLVIVDYLQLMQPAKRVENRQQEVSEISRSLKLLAKELEVPVIAVSQLSRQTEARSDRRPMLSDLRESGALEQDADVVLFIYRDELYDQESTRKGEADFILAKHRNGPTDTVTVTFQGQYSRFAPMAARSL
- the rpsR gene encoding 30S ribosomal protein S18, whose protein sequence is MPKSTFQRKPKRKFCQFCADKQDFIDYKDVNLLRKFMSDRGKIRARRVSGNCSQHQRDVASAIKNAREMALLPYSVR